In one Triplophysa dalaica isolate WHDGS20190420 chromosome 9, ASM1584641v1, whole genome shotgun sequence genomic region, the following are encoded:
- the epha4l gene encoding ephrin type-A receptor 4 isoform X1 has product MALMAAIIYALPSLFMGICAGLSFPKSYPLNEVTLLDSRSVQGELAWVASPTEGGWEEVSIMDEKNIPIRTYQVCNVMEASQNNWLRTHWIQRGPAQRVYIEIKFTLRDCNSLPGVIGTCKETFNLYYLESDSDNDRFLHESRFAKIDTVAADESFTQVDIGDRIMKLNTEVRDVGVLSRAGFYLAFQDVGACIALVSVRVFYKKCPLAVRNLAQFPDTVTGADTSSLVEVRGSCVNHSEEQEVPKMYCGPDGEWLVPIGNCLCNPGYEERNEQCQVCKVGYYRSLSSDDGCRRCPLNSYSMKEGATSCDCDKGYYRSETDPASMACTRPPSAPRSLISNVNETSVLLEWSPPLSTGGRQDLTYNVVCKRCARDGQRCMPCGEDVRYLPQRLSLRSTRVSVHQLQAHTNYTFQIWAVNGVSKQNPGPEQAVSVTLATNQAAPSTVMSVESKDITRHTLTLFWQEPEKPNGVILEYEVKYYEKDQNERSYRIVKTTSRNADIKDLTPLTSYVFHVRARTAAGYGEFSAPFEFTTNTVAARVVGVMSSAVLLLLVASCVVVLLLIFIVAFIFTKRRSRYSKTKQAEEKHRQPGVRIYVDPFTYEDPNQAIREFAKEINTSCIKIEKVIGIGEFGEVCSGRLKLPGKREICVAIKTLKAGFTEQQRLDFLSEASVIGQFDHPNIIHLEGVVTKCKPVMIITEYMENGSLDMFLRKNDGRFTVIQLVGVLRGVASGMKYLSDMSYVHRDLAARNILVNSNLVCKVSDFGMSRVLEEEPEGAYTTRGGKIPIRWTAPEAITYRKFTSASDVWSYAVVMWEVMSYGERPYWDMSNQDVIKAIEEGYRLPPPMECPLALHQLMLECWMRERADRPKFSQIVNMLDKLIRNPATLKRIAGDTSRPHPSTLHHAPSGSPAPSLGSAEEWLKVMGLEQYRDNFSAAGHCGLESVIQINQEDLANMGITSTTHRRKILTAIQDLLSELHQMQDKKDPV; this is encoded by the exons ATGGCGCTCATGGCCGCGATTATTTACGCGCTCCCTTCGCTTTTCATGGGCATCTGTGCAGGTCTGTCCTTTCCGAAGAGTTATCCGTTAAACGAAG TCACGCTGTTGGATTCCAGGTCCGTGCAAGGAGAACTGGCCTGGGTCGCCAGCCCGACAGAAGGAGGG TGGGAGGAGGTGAGCATCATGGACGAGAAGAACATCCCCATCAGAACGTACCAGGTGTGTAACGTGATGGAAGCCAGTCAGAACAATTGGCTCCGGACTCACTGGATACAGCGCGGCCCGGCCCAGCGCGTCTACATCGAGATTAAATTCACCTTGCGTGACTgcaacagtttgcccggggtCATCGGCACATGCAAGGAGACCTTTAACCTCTACTACCTTGAGTCCGACTCCGACAACGATCGGTTCTTGCATGAGAGCCGCTTTGCTAAGATCGACACGGTGGCGGCGGACGAGAGCTTCACGCAGGTGGATATCGGCGATCGGATCATGAAGCTCAACACTGAGGTTCGGGATGTCGGCGTTCTGAGCCGCGCAGGCTTCTATCTGGCCTTTCAGGATGTTGGGGCCTGCATCGCGCTGGTTTCCGTCCGCGTGTTTTATAAGAAGTGTCCGTTAGCCGTGAGGAACCTGGCACAGTTTCCGGACACGGTGACGGGTGCGGACACGTCGTCCTTGGTGGAGGTACGAGGCTCCTGCGTGAATCATTCGGAAGAGCAGGAGGTTCCTAAAATGTACTGCGGGCCAGACGGAGAGTGGCTGGTGCCCATCGGGAACTGCCTGTGTAATCCTGGATACGAGGAACGGAATGAGCAGTGCCAGG TGTGCAAGGTCGGGTACTACAGATCTCTGTCTTCAGACGACGGCTGTCGTAGATGCCCACTGAACAGTTACTCCATGAAGGAAGGAGCCACGTCCTGTGATTGTGACAAAGGATATTACAGATCCGAGACAGACCCAGCGTCAATGGCCTGCACAC GTCCTCCATCTGCTCCACGCAGCCTGATATCTAATGTCAACGAGACGTCAGTGCTCTTGGAATGGAGCCCTCCTCTCTCTACAGGAGGCCGTCAGGATCTCACCTACAACGTGGTGTGTAAGCGGTGCGCTCGAGACGGGCAGAGATGCATGCCGTGTGGGGAAGACGTGCGCTATTTACCGCAGCGGCTGAGTCTGCGTTCTACGCGCGTGTCTGTTCACCAGCTGCAGGCGCACACCAACTACACATTTCAGATCTGGGCCGTCAACGGGGTGTCCAAACAGAACCCCGGTCCGGAGCAGGCCGTGTCCGTCACGCTGGCCACCAACCAGGCCG ctccCTCCACAGTCATGTCGGTTGAGAGTAAGGACATAACCCGGCACACGCTCACTCTGTTCTGGCAGGAGCCGGAGAAACCCAACGGAGTCATACTGGAGTATGAAGTCAAATACTACGAGAAG GATCAGAATGAGAGGAGTTATCGCATCGTCAAGACGACGTCTAGGAACGCAGACATTAAAGATCTGACCCCCCTGACCTCATACGTGTTTCACGTGCGCGCTCGCACCGCGGCGGGATACGGAGAGTTCAGCGCTCCCTTTGAGTTCACCACCAACACCG tagcAGCTCGTGTCGTCGGGGTCATGAGCTCCGCCGTGTTGCTGCTGTTGGTGGCCAGCTGTGTCGTTGTGCTTCTGCTCATCTTCATCGTCGCCTTTATCTTCACCAAAAG GAGGAGCAGATACAGCAAAACGAAACAGGCCGAAGAGAAACACCGGCAGCCAG GAGTCAGGATATATGTGGACCCCTTCACCTACGAAGACCCCAACCAGGCCATACGAGAGTTTGCTAAGGAGATCAATACGTCCTGCATCAAGATCGAGAAAGTGATCGGCATCG GTGAGTTTGGTGAGGTGTGTAGCGGCCGTTTGAAGCTTCCAGGCAAACGAGAGATCTGTGTGGCCATCAAGACGCTGAAAGCGGGTTTTACCGAACAGCAGAGGCTGGACTTCCTGAGCGAGGCTAGCGTCATCGGCCAGTTTGATCATCCTAACATCATTCACCTGGAGGGTGTAGTTACCAAAT GCAAACCTGTTATGATCATCACAGAGTACATGGAGAACGGCTCGCTGGATATGTTTCTCAGA AAGAATGACGGCCGCTTCACTGTTATCCAGCTGGTGGGGGTGCTGAGGGGCGTCGCGTCCGGTATGAAATATTTATCCGACATGAGTTACGTTCATCGGGACCTGGCGGCTCGGAACATTCTGGTGAACAGCAACCTGGTGTGCAAGGTCTCCGACTTCGGGATGTCCAGAGTGCTTGAAGAGGAACCAGAAGGAGCTTACACCACCAGA GGAGGAAAGATTCCCATTCGCTGGACCGCTCCAGAAGCCATCACATACAGGAAGTTCACTTCGGCTAGTGACGTGTGGAGCTACGCCGTCGTCATGTgggaagtgatgtcatatgGTGAACGACCATATTGGGACATGAGCAATCAGGAT GTGATAAAGGCGATAGAGGAAGGTTACCGGTTGCCACCGCCCATGGAGTGTCCGCTGGCGTTACATCAACTCATGCTGGAGTGCTGGATGAGGGAACGGGCAGACAGACCCAAATTCAGCCAGATAGTCAACATGCTAGACAAACTCATACGCAATCCAGCAACACTCAAGAGGATAGCAGGAGACACCAGCAG GCCCCATCCATCCACGCTGCACCACGCCCCCTCTGGAAGCCCCGCCCCCTCATTGGGTTCTGCTGAAGAGTGGTTGAAAGTCATGGGATTAGAGCAATACAGAGACAACTTCAGCGCAGCAGGACACTGCGGTCTAGAAAGCGTTATACAAATAAACCAGGA GGATCTGGCCAACATGGGAATCACATCCACGACACATCGAAGAAAGATCTTGACCGCTATTCAGGATTTATTGTCTGAATTGCATCAAATGCAAGATAAGAAGGATCCTGTGTGA
- the epha4l gene encoding ephrin type-A receptor 4 isoform X2, with the protein MALMAAIIYALPSLFMGICAGLSFPKSYPLNEVTLLDSRSVQGELAWVASPTEGGWEEVSIMDEKNIPIRTYQVCNVMEASQNNWLRTHWIQRGPAQRVYIEIKFTLRDCNSLPGVIGTCKETFNLYYLESDSDNDRFLHESRFAKIDTVAADESFTQVDIGDRIMKLNTEVRDVGVLSRAGFYLAFQDVGACIALVSVRVFYKKCPLAVRNLAQFPDTVTGADTSSLVEVRGSCVNHSEEQEVPKMYCGPDGEWLVPIGNCLCNPGYEERNEQCQVCKVGYYRSLSSDDGCRRCPLNSYSMKEGATSCDCDKGYYRSETDPASMACTRPPSAPRSLISNVNETSVLLEWSPPLSTGGRQDLTYNVVCKRCARDGQRCMPCGEDVRYLPQRLSLRSTRVSVHQLQAHTNYTFQIWAVNGVSKQNPGPEQAVSVTLATNQAAPSTVMSVESKDITRHTLTLFWQEPEKPNGVILEYEVKYYEKDQNERSYRIVKTTSRNADIKDLTPLTSYVFHVRARTAAGYGEFSAPFEFTTNTAARVVGVMSSAVLLLLVASCVVVLLLIFIVAFIFTKRRSRYSKTKQAEEKHRQPGVRIYVDPFTYEDPNQAIREFAKEINTSCIKIEKVIGIGEFGEVCSGRLKLPGKREICVAIKTLKAGFTEQQRLDFLSEASVIGQFDHPNIIHLEGVVTKCKPVMIITEYMENGSLDMFLRKNDGRFTVIQLVGVLRGVASGMKYLSDMSYVHRDLAARNILVNSNLVCKVSDFGMSRVLEEEPEGAYTTRGGKIPIRWTAPEAITYRKFTSASDVWSYAVVMWEVMSYGERPYWDMSNQDVIKAIEEGYRLPPPMECPLALHQLMLECWMRERADRPKFSQIVNMLDKLIRNPATLKRIAGDTSRPHPSTLHHAPSGSPAPSLGSAEEWLKVMGLEQYRDNFSAAGHCGLESVIQINQEDLANMGITSTTHRRKILTAIQDLLSELHQMQDKKDPV; encoded by the exons ATGGCGCTCATGGCCGCGATTATTTACGCGCTCCCTTCGCTTTTCATGGGCATCTGTGCAGGTCTGTCCTTTCCGAAGAGTTATCCGTTAAACGAAG TCACGCTGTTGGATTCCAGGTCCGTGCAAGGAGAACTGGCCTGGGTCGCCAGCCCGACAGAAGGAGGG TGGGAGGAGGTGAGCATCATGGACGAGAAGAACATCCCCATCAGAACGTACCAGGTGTGTAACGTGATGGAAGCCAGTCAGAACAATTGGCTCCGGACTCACTGGATACAGCGCGGCCCGGCCCAGCGCGTCTACATCGAGATTAAATTCACCTTGCGTGACTgcaacagtttgcccggggtCATCGGCACATGCAAGGAGACCTTTAACCTCTACTACCTTGAGTCCGACTCCGACAACGATCGGTTCTTGCATGAGAGCCGCTTTGCTAAGATCGACACGGTGGCGGCGGACGAGAGCTTCACGCAGGTGGATATCGGCGATCGGATCATGAAGCTCAACACTGAGGTTCGGGATGTCGGCGTTCTGAGCCGCGCAGGCTTCTATCTGGCCTTTCAGGATGTTGGGGCCTGCATCGCGCTGGTTTCCGTCCGCGTGTTTTATAAGAAGTGTCCGTTAGCCGTGAGGAACCTGGCACAGTTTCCGGACACGGTGACGGGTGCGGACACGTCGTCCTTGGTGGAGGTACGAGGCTCCTGCGTGAATCATTCGGAAGAGCAGGAGGTTCCTAAAATGTACTGCGGGCCAGACGGAGAGTGGCTGGTGCCCATCGGGAACTGCCTGTGTAATCCTGGATACGAGGAACGGAATGAGCAGTGCCAGG TGTGCAAGGTCGGGTACTACAGATCTCTGTCTTCAGACGACGGCTGTCGTAGATGCCCACTGAACAGTTACTCCATGAAGGAAGGAGCCACGTCCTGTGATTGTGACAAAGGATATTACAGATCCGAGACAGACCCAGCGTCAATGGCCTGCACAC GTCCTCCATCTGCTCCACGCAGCCTGATATCTAATGTCAACGAGACGTCAGTGCTCTTGGAATGGAGCCCTCCTCTCTCTACAGGAGGCCGTCAGGATCTCACCTACAACGTGGTGTGTAAGCGGTGCGCTCGAGACGGGCAGAGATGCATGCCGTGTGGGGAAGACGTGCGCTATTTACCGCAGCGGCTGAGTCTGCGTTCTACGCGCGTGTCTGTTCACCAGCTGCAGGCGCACACCAACTACACATTTCAGATCTGGGCCGTCAACGGGGTGTCCAAACAGAACCCCGGTCCGGAGCAGGCCGTGTCCGTCACGCTGGCCACCAACCAGGCCG ctccCTCCACAGTCATGTCGGTTGAGAGTAAGGACATAACCCGGCACACGCTCACTCTGTTCTGGCAGGAGCCGGAGAAACCCAACGGAGTCATACTGGAGTATGAAGTCAAATACTACGAGAAG GATCAGAATGAGAGGAGTTATCGCATCGTCAAGACGACGTCTAGGAACGCAGACATTAAAGATCTGACCCCCCTGACCTCATACGTGTTTCACGTGCGCGCTCGCACCGCGGCGGGATACGGAGAGTTCAGCGCTCCCTTTGAGTTCACCACCAACACCG cAGCTCGTGTCGTCGGGGTCATGAGCTCCGCCGTGTTGCTGCTGTTGGTGGCCAGCTGTGTCGTTGTGCTTCTGCTCATCTTCATCGTCGCCTTTATCTTCACCAAAAG GAGGAGCAGATACAGCAAAACGAAACAGGCCGAAGAGAAACACCGGCAGCCAG GAGTCAGGATATATGTGGACCCCTTCACCTACGAAGACCCCAACCAGGCCATACGAGAGTTTGCTAAGGAGATCAATACGTCCTGCATCAAGATCGAGAAAGTGATCGGCATCG GTGAGTTTGGTGAGGTGTGTAGCGGCCGTTTGAAGCTTCCAGGCAAACGAGAGATCTGTGTGGCCATCAAGACGCTGAAAGCGGGTTTTACCGAACAGCAGAGGCTGGACTTCCTGAGCGAGGCTAGCGTCATCGGCCAGTTTGATCATCCTAACATCATTCACCTGGAGGGTGTAGTTACCAAAT GCAAACCTGTTATGATCATCACAGAGTACATGGAGAACGGCTCGCTGGATATGTTTCTCAGA AAGAATGACGGCCGCTTCACTGTTATCCAGCTGGTGGGGGTGCTGAGGGGCGTCGCGTCCGGTATGAAATATTTATCCGACATGAGTTACGTTCATCGGGACCTGGCGGCTCGGAACATTCTGGTGAACAGCAACCTGGTGTGCAAGGTCTCCGACTTCGGGATGTCCAGAGTGCTTGAAGAGGAACCAGAAGGAGCTTACACCACCAGA GGAGGAAAGATTCCCATTCGCTGGACCGCTCCAGAAGCCATCACATACAGGAAGTTCACTTCGGCTAGTGACGTGTGGAGCTACGCCGTCGTCATGTgggaagtgatgtcatatgGTGAACGACCATATTGGGACATGAGCAATCAGGAT GTGATAAAGGCGATAGAGGAAGGTTACCGGTTGCCACCGCCCATGGAGTGTCCGCTGGCGTTACATCAACTCATGCTGGAGTGCTGGATGAGGGAACGGGCAGACAGACCCAAATTCAGCCAGATAGTCAACATGCTAGACAAACTCATACGCAATCCAGCAACACTCAAGAGGATAGCAGGAGACACCAGCAG GCCCCATCCATCCACGCTGCACCACGCCCCCTCTGGAAGCCCCGCCCCCTCATTGGGTTCTGCTGAAGAGTGGTTGAAAGTCATGGGATTAGAGCAATACAGAGACAACTTCAGCGCAGCAGGACACTGCGGTCTAGAAAGCGTTATACAAATAAACCAGGA GGATCTGGCCAACATGGGAATCACATCCACGACACATCGAAGAAAGATCTTGACCGCTATTCAGGATTTATTGTCTGAATTGCATCAAATGCAAGATAAGAAGGATCCTGTGTGA
- the LOC130428597 gene encoding NLR family CARD domain-containing protein 3-like, with the protein MSLEKEDTREAEKRSVSSDPSCVSVESYQFMPIELNGGGLSSDESFLRKRSDSPVLSVLSMKSDKSMTMPIHLKQGSQFYQSSCETLDSSVPSILSIKSGRSIDMPILFKNGESLFDKSAGERSDSSVPSMLSLRSDRSMDMPILLKRDESLDQSSNQKKDSTAPKALVIKHVYSRSTETNRSNQRHDPPSFLEILQRFKSQMKMKHQCVFEGLYKQEIPTLLNEIYTELYITESESGGISNKHELRQIETQSRRTATEDTPIKCNDIFKALPAQDKPIRSVLTKGVAGIGKTVSVQKFILDWAEGKENQDVHLIFPLPFREINLMKNQTLSLLDLLHLFFPETKELEISSGEYKVLFIFDGLDECRVSLDFHSSVRLCDVSESASVDVILTNLMKGNLLPSALIWITSRPAAADLIPSECVDRVTEVRGFTDKQKEEYFSKRISDESLNNRIISHLKSSRSLYIMCHIPVFCWISATVLERMLSEAESEGEIPKTLTQMYTHFLIIQTNIKHQKDYEKKVKNDEDMIFKLGKLAFEQLVKGNLIFYDEDLRECGIDVAEASVYSGLCTQIFREEFGLYLGKVYSFLHLSVQEHLAALYLHLEFTKNNRNVLDQQKSHISEIPLTMFSLHKCAIDKALKNTEGHLDLLLRFLMGFSMDSNHILLEGLLVKRPHSFQEQGKTIEYLTEKIRGAFCPHQCVNLFHCLRELNDHSLTNKIQRILNSGEIDRQCITTELWSALLYVLMMSDEKFDEFDLRKYGGSEEILRWLHPVVKLSTKAQLQDCNITLKGCAFLCLVLTSSSNVRQLDLSKNNNLQDSGVEMLCVGVTKLHSTPSLKTMFLTGNDWNIEEILNNCAEYFKSSAGLQDTECGLESLKLKDCGVTEEGCYQLSKALSLNPSHLRELDLSGNYVGSSGVKHLCAVLEKTECALQILKLNKCGITEESCAALASALSSKMSTLIELDLSVNALQDSGVKLISAGLKNPHCKLKILRLSNCSVTKEGVAALAEALKSNPSHMTKLDLWDNRLKESDENLLSMILDKVIK; encoded by the exons ATGTCTCTTGAAAAGGAAGATACCCGCGAAGCAGAGAAAAG ATCAGTCTCATCTGATCCCAGCTGTGTGTCTGTCGAAAGTTATCAATTTATGCCAATCGAATTAAATGGTGGAGGTCTGTCTTCTGATGAAAG TTTTCTTCGGAAAAGATCAGATTCACCTGTGCTCAGTGTTTTATCTATGAAGAGTGATAAATCAATGACCATGCCTATTCACTTAAAACAAGGATCTCAGTTTTACCAAAG TTCTTGTGAGACACTGGACTCATCTGTTCCCAGTATTTTATCTATAAAAAGTGGCAGATCAATAGACATGCCAATTCTCTTCAAGAATGGAGAATCTCTTTTTGACAAAAG TGCTGGAGAGAGATCGGACTCCTCTGTACCCAGTATGTTGTCCCTGAGGAGTGATAGATCAATGGACATGCCAATTCTTCTAAAACGTGATGAATCTCTAGACCAAAG TTCAAACCAGAAAAAGGACTCAACTGCCCCCAAAGCTCTGGTCATCAAACATGTATATAGCAGGAGTACTGAAACCAATCGATCCAACCAGAG ACATGACCCACCATCATTTTTAGAAATCCTCCAAAGATTTAaatcacaaatgaaaatgaagcaCCAGTGTGTTTTTGAAGGATTATACAAGCAGGAAATCCCAACACTGCTGAATGAGATCTACACAGAGCTCTACATCACAGAGAGTGAAAGTGGTGGAATCAGTAATAAACATGAGTTGAGACAGATTGAGACACAATCCAGGAGAACAGCAACAGAGGACACACCAATCAAATGCAACGACATCTTTAAAGCTTTACCTGCACAAGacaaacccatcagaagtgTGCTGACAAAGGGAGTCGCTggcattggaaaaacagtctctgtgcagaagttcattctggactggGCTGAAGGGAAAGAGAATCAGGACGTCCACCTCATATTTCCACTTCCTTTCAGAGAGATCAACCTGATGAAGAACCAAACACTCAGTCTTTTAgatcttcttcatcttttcttcccAGAGACAAAAGAACTTGAAATCTCCAGCGGTGAATATAAAGtgttgttcatctttgatggtttGGATGAGTGTCGTGTGTCTCTGGATTTTCACAGCAGTGTgaggttgtgtgatgtcagtgaatCAGCCTCAGTGGACGTGATCCTGACAAACCTCATGAAGGGGAATCTGCTtccctctgctctcatctggatcacctccagaccagcagcagctgATCTCATCCCCTCTGAGTGTGTTGATCGAGTCACAGAGGTACGAGGCTTCACTGACAAACAGAAGGAGGAATACTTCAGCAAGAGAATCAGTGATGAGAGTCTGAACAACAGAATCATCTCACACCTGAAGTCATCCAGGAGCctctacatcatgtgtcacatcccagtgttctgctggatttcagccactgttCTAGAGAGAATGTTGAGTGAAGCAGAGAGTGAAGGAGAGATCCCAAAGACTCTcactcaaatgtacacacacttcctgatcattcagacaaacatcaaacatcagaagGACTATGAGAAGAAAGTGAAGAATGATGAAGACATGATCTTCAAACTGGGCAAACTGGCTTTTGAGCAGCTTGTGAAAGGGAACCTGATCTTCTATGATGAGGACCTGAGAGAGTGTGGCATTGATGTAGCAGAAGCATCAGTGTACTCAGGATTGTGCactcagatcttcagagaggaGTTTGGCTTGTATCTGGGGAAAGTTTACAGCTTTCTTCATCTGAGCGTTCAGGAACATCTCGCAGCTCTTTACTTGCACCTtgaatttacaaaaaacaacaggAATGTGCTTGACCAGCAAAAATCTCACATATCTGAAATTCCATTGACAATGTTTAGCTTACACAAGTGTGCAATTGATAAAGCCTTAAAAAACACCGAAGGACATCTAGATCTTCTGCTTCGCTTCCTCATGGGATTCTCAATGGATTCAAATCACATCCTTCTAGAAGGGTTATTGGTTAAAAGACCACATAGCTTCCAGGAACAAGGGAAAACTATTGAGTATCTGACAGAAAAAATCAGAGGAGCATTTTGTCCACATCAGTGTGTGAATCTTTTTCACTGTCTACGTGAACTCAATGATCATTCTTTAACGAATAAAATCCAACGCATTCTGAACTCTGGAGAAATAGACAGACAATGCATCACTACTGAACTCTGGTCAGCTCTGCTGTATGTTCTTATGATGTCAGATGAAAAGTTTGATGAGTTTGACCTGAGAAAATATGGAGGATCAGAAGAAATCCTTCGCTGGCTGCACCCAGTAGTCAAGTTGTCTACAAAGGCCCA GTTACAGGACTGTAACATCACATTGAAGGGCTGTGCTTTCCTGTGTTTGGTTCTAACATCATCGTCCAACGTGAGACAGCTGGACCTGAGCAAAAACAACAACCTTCAGGACTCAGGAGTGGAGATGCTCTGTGTTGGAGTAACAAAATTACACAGCACACCATCACT GAAGACCATGTTTTTGACAGGAAATGATTGGAATATTGAAGAAATACTTAACAATTGTGCCGAGTATTTTAAATCTTCTGCTGGACTGCAGGACACGGAGTGCGGCCTGGAATCTCTGAA ACTCAAGGACTGCGGAGTAACAGAAGAGGGATGTTATCAGCTCAGCAAAGCTCTGAGTTTAAACCCGTCAcatctgagagagctggacctgagcGGGAATTATGTAGGAAGCTCTGGAGTCAAACATCTCTGTGCAGTTCTAGAGAAAACTGAATGTGCACTACAGATACTGAA GCTAAATAAATGTGGAATAACAGAAGAAAGTTGTGCCGCTCTGGCTTCAGCTCTGAGCTCAAAGATGTCCACTCTGATAGAGCTTGATCTGAGTGTTAATGCTCtacaggattcaggagtgaagctgatctcagCCGGACTGaagaatcctcactgtaaactaAAGATACTGAG GTTGTCAAACTGCAGTGTTACAAAGGAAGGTGTCGCCGCTCTGGCTGAAGCTCTGAAGTCAAACCCCTCACACATGACAAAGCTCGACCTGTGGGACAATCGTCTGAAAGAATCAGACGAGAATCTTCTCTCCATGATACTGGACAAAGTTATCAAATGA